Proteins found in one Paralichthys olivaceus isolate ysfri-2021 chromosome 19, ASM2471397v2, whole genome shotgun sequence genomic segment:
- the dusp10 gene encoding dual specificity protein phosphatase 10, protein MPPSPLDDRIVVALPRPIRPQELQLRLDTSYLDTIASSSSSSSSSNSSSSSKTVISTTVVKIRATANLVTYMPSSKGSTRSLSCGCSSASCCSVTTYEKDSQSLSHSQVSASSPNLSYAGPPTTMVSNHEALSTPSLTSGTLKAVSTVRVIHPNELAKRMTCCPMGHPIGPMPVIIDCRPFMEYNKSHVRGAVHINCSDKISRRRLQQGKITVLDLISCREGKDSFKGIFSKEIVVYDESTMDPHRLTSSQPLHVVLESLRREGKDPIILKGGLSCFRQSHENLCEHSLHLREGFDTGAAAGLTGPLPHSLPSTPDIENAELTPILPFLYLGNEHDAQDANLLQRLNIGYILNVTTHLPLYHYDTGLFVYKRLPATDSNKQNLRQYFEEAFEFIEEAHQAGMGLLIHCQAGVSRSATIVIAYLMKHTWMTMTDAYKFVKTRRPIISPNLNFMGQLLEFEEDLNNGITPRILTPKLTGVETVV, encoded by the exons atgcctccatctcctcttgaCGACAGAATTGTGGTGGCGCTGCCAAGGCCGATCCGACCTCAGGAACTCCAACTGCGCCTGGACACCAGCTACCTGGACACCatcgccagcagcagcagcagcagcagcagcagcaacagcagcagcagcagcaagaccGTCATCAGCACCACCGTGGTGAAGATTCGGGCGACGGCCAATCTTGTAACGTATATGCCCTCATCCAAGGGCTCCACGCGCTCGTTGTCGTGTGGATGCAGCAGTGCCAGCTGTTGCTCTGTGACTACCTATGAGAAGGACAGCCAGagcctcagccacagccaggtGAGCGCCAGCAGCCCGAACCTCAGCTATGCCGGGCCCCCCACCACAATGGTCAGTAACCATGAAGCACTAAGCACTCCCAGTCTCACCTCTGGCACCCTGAAGGCCGTATCCACCGTGAGGGTCATCCATCCCAATGAGCTGGCCAAGCGGATGACCTGCTGCCCCATGGGCCACCCCATCGGGCCCATGCCGGTCATCATCGACTGTCGGCCCTTCATGGAGTACAACAAGAGCCACGTGCGGGGGGCCGTGCACATCAACTGCTCCGACAAGATCAGCCGGCGGCGGCTGCAGCAGGGCAAGATCACTGTGCTGGACCTCATCTCCTGCCGTGAGGGCAAGGACTCCTTTAAGGGCATCTTCTCCAAAGAGATTGTGGTTTACGACGAGAGCACCATGGACCCCCACCGGCTGACGTCCTCCCAGCCCCTGCATGTGGTCCTGGAGTCTCTGAGGAGGGAGGGCAAGGACCCCATCATCCTCAAAG GAGGCCTTAGCTGCTTCAGGCAGAGCCACGAGAACCTGTGCGAGCATTCGCTGCACCTCCGCGAGGGCTTCGACACGGGCGCCGCCGCTGGCCTGACGGGGCCGCTACCTCACTCCCTGCCCTCCACCCCGGACATAGAGAACGCAGAGCTGACGCCAATCCTGCCCTTCCTCTACCTGGGGAACGAGCACGACGCTCAGGACGCCAACCTGCTGCAGCGCTTGAACATTGGCTACATCCTGAACGTGACCACCCACCTGCCGCTCTACCACTACGACACTGGCCTCTTTGTCTACAAGCGCCTACCCGCCACCGACAGCAACAAGCAGAACCTGCGGCAGTACTTCGAGGAGGCGTTTGAATTCATCG AGGAAGCACATCAAGCAGGTATGGGCCTTCTGATCCACTGCCAGGCAGGCGTGTCTCGTTCAGCCACCATCGTGATTGCCTACCTGATGAAGCACACCTGGATGACCATGACAGACGCCTACAAGTTTGTCAAGACCAGGAGGCCCATCATCTCCCCCAACCTCAACTTCATGGGCCAGCTGCTGGAGTTCGAGGAGGACCTGAACAACGGGATAACGCCGCGGATCCTCACGCCAAAGCTGACCGGTGTGGAGACGGTCGTCTAA